From the genome of Streptomyces sp. NBC_01260, one region includes:
- a CDS encoding ankyrin repeat domain-containing protein has translation MDIADQLVRSAGDGDVIGVSRLLGQGAVVDAPNGDGRTALDRAVEQGYADVVRRLVGAGADLEQQAGEYQESTPLCLAASQGHTTIVGVLLDAGARTGAQGRLGYVPLVLAATTGDEGYPETVDLLLDRGADINAVMKHKTALDWAVWFGQEEMVHRLLGRGAVPSAETLAAAREHLGCHPERRRKTERIAVALLAVDVAPATDQEPETEAGNLA, from the coding sequence ATGGACATCGCGGATCAACTGGTGAGGTCGGCGGGCGACGGCGACGTGATCGGGGTATCCCGGCTGCTGGGGCAGGGTGCCGTGGTGGATGCGCCGAACGGTGACGGGCGTACGGCGCTGGACCGGGCGGTAGAACAGGGGTATGCCGATGTCGTCCGCCGACTTGTCGGAGCGGGGGCCGATCTGGAGCAGCAGGCGGGTGAGTACCAGGAGTCGACACCGCTGTGCCTGGCTGCGAGCCAGGGGCACACGACGATTGTCGGGGTTCTTCTCGATGCCGGTGCCCGTACCGGAGCCCAAGGCCGGCTGGGCTACGTACCACTGGTGCTGGCAGCCACGACCGGCGACGAGGGGTACCCGGAAACGGTAGACCTGCTGCTGGACCGCGGGGCGGACATCAACGCGGTGATGAAGCACAAGACCGCCCTTGACTGGGCGGTCTGGTTCGGGCAGGAAGAGATGGTGCACCGCCTGCTCGGCCGCGGTGCCGTCCCCTCGGCCGAGACCCTGGCCGCCGCGCGTGAACATCTCGGATGTCATCCGGAGCGTCGGCGGAAGACCGAGCGCATCGCCGTCGCCCTCCTTGCTGTGGATGTCGCGCCCGCCACGGACCAGGAGCCCGAGACGGAAGCCGGGAATCTGGCATAG
- a CDS encoding ISL3 family transposase, producing MACDVELTALLPHLASVLVEGVETGDGLVRITVRTAAGVSVVCPGCGQESMWEHSRYVRHVADEAIGGRPVVIDVSVRRLYCENPDCSKTTFVEQVPGLTVRYQRRTPALQKVIAAVATALAGRAGARLLLHLHQTLSWASMLTCLLRIPLPAVAVPTVLGVDDFALRRGHRYATILIDAETRERVEVLPDRKAETLTAWLRGRPGIEAVCRDGAAGYAQAVTDALPEVPQVADRWHLWHNLGEAVLKEVHAHAGCWAKYGPPSQARVREETTRERWHQVHTLLDQGVGLLECARRLQLALNTVKRYARVPEPEQLKKAPQYRPTLVDPYRDHLRRRREEDPAVSVRQLLKEIKDLGYRGSSNLLYRYINQGRVESDRPAVSPRRFKSLLCTAPDQLKDKDRELLTALTGSCPEMTALTGHIRTFADLLKPAADNGRRLHEWISRVREDDLPHLHAFTRGLERDHDAVANGLTLPFRNGGAEGVNTKTKLIKRQMYGRAGFRLLRHRILLN from the coding sequence GTGGCGTGTGATGTCGAGTTGACGGCCCTGCTTCCTCACCTGGCTTCGGTGCTGGTCGAGGGGGTAGAGACAGGCGACGGCCTGGTCAGGATCACGGTGCGGACCGCCGCAGGGGTCTCGGTGGTCTGCCCGGGCTGCGGGCAGGAATCGATGTGGGAGCACAGCCGGTACGTGCGGCATGTCGCCGACGAGGCGATCGGCGGGAGACCGGTGGTGATCGATGTGTCGGTGCGCCGCTTGTACTGCGAGAACCCGGACTGCTCCAAGACCACGTTCGTCGAACAAGTCCCCGGGTTGACGGTGCGCTACCAGCGGCGTACCCCGGCCCTGCAGAAAGTGATCGCGGCGGTCGCGACGGCCCTGGCCGGGAGAGCCGGGGCCCGACTGCTGCTCCATCTGCACCAGACCTTGTCGTGGGCGAGCATGCTGACCTGCTTGTTACGCATCCCCCTGCCCGCAGTGGCGGTGCCCACGGTGCTCGGTGTGGACGACTTCGCACTGCGGCGCGGCCACCGCTACGCCACGATCCTGATCGACGCCGAAACCCGCGAGCGCGTCGAGGTCCTGCCCGACCGCAAGGCCGAGACCCTGACGGCCTGGCTGCGTGGCCGTCCCGGTATCGAGGCGGTCTGCCGGGACGGCGCGGCCGGCTACGCGCAGGCCGTCACCGACGCACTGCCCGAGGTGCCGCAGGTCGCCGACCGCTGGCACCTGTGGCACAACCTCGGCGAGGCCGTCCTCAAGGAGGTCCACGCGCACGCCGGCTGCTGGGCGAAATACGGGCCGCCCTCCCAGGCCCGCGTCCGCGAGGAGACCACCCGCGAGCGCTGGCATCAGGTCCACACCCTGCTCGACCAGGGCGTCGGCCTGCTGGAATGCGCCCGCCGCCTGCAACTGGCGCTGAACACCGTCAAGCGCTATGCCCGCGTCCCCGAGCCCGAGCAGCTGAAGAAGGCCCCGCAGTACCGGCCCACCCTGGTCGACCCCTACCGCGACCACCTGCGACGGCGTCGCGAGGAGGATCCTGCCGTGAGTGTCAGGCAGCTCCTGAAGGAGATCAAGGACCTCGGCTACCGAGGCAGCTCGAACCTCCTCTACCGCTACATCAACCAAGGCCGTGTCGAGTCCGACCGCCCCGCCGTCTCGCCCCGCCGCTTCAAGAGCCTGCTCTGCACCGCCCCCGATCAGCTGAAGGACAAAGACCGCGAGCTCCTCACGGCCCTGACCGGGTCCTGCCCCGAGATGACCGCCCTGACCGGACACATCCGCACCTTCGCGGACCTCCTCAAACCCGCCGCGGACAACGGCCGTCGCCTCCACGAGTGGATCTCCCGTGTCCGCGAGGACGACCTCCCCCACCTGCACGCCTTCACCCGCGGCTTGGAACGCGACCACGACGCCGTCGCCAACGGGCTCACACTCCCGTTCCGCAACGGCGGGGCCGAAGGCGTCAACACCAAGACGAAACTGATCAAGCGCCAGATGTACGGCCGGGCCGGCTTCCGTCTCCTCCGCCACCGCATCCTGCTCAACTGA